The genomic interval GTACAGTTTTTTCGTGATCAGCATTGAAAAGCCAATTGTGGCATTTGTAATGGATCCTATGAcaatgagttataatgaggaattCCCTCCTAAGATCAATGTGGTTTGAcgaggacccccccccccccaagaaaaaaaccCACACACAAATGAGAATAAACATTggatgcttaaaaaaaaaacatatcaaaataatttttttttttcaccgcaCTGTAGATGCccaatttgtcttattttaaatttcattaaaaaagctACTTTTTGTGGTTCAAGATGACTGAAATTGTATTTGAGATAATATGACTTAGTGAAGATTGAATACTAAGATACAAtcatttttcaatattctgaGAAAATTGCATGATGGGGAATGTAAGCTTATGATATTTGGGGAGCTGCATATACAAATATTCACCAAACCTTTATTTATgtttcttccattttctttctttttcaaccTTATGCATGATGTCATAATCTCATAGCACACTCTCTCAAGGATATTgcgtaaacggaattgtcagaGATGCACCAGCTGCAGATCACAAACTCATGCAAGGTTCAGCTTCTAAGATAGCAGAACAATGATGCCAATGCATAAGgtctattgaaaaataaagcAACCTTGATGTCTGGTTAACTTTACCTTTATGACAAATTCGTTGTGACAAACTCAAAGTTCAAACTGTCGAAAATGAGTTCTGTCAATTTGTGCTCGTTTTATGTTGCAAAACTTGATGCAAACTTGCTTATAATCTAGACGGAGACTGCATCTATATTTCTGCCGTTATAATTCACTTTAAGTGATGCATCTGGTGCAGCGAGACTACAGTGATTgtaatctaggcggaggctgcgGCTATGTCTCTGCTATCATGTGGAAAAGATACCTCTGATGTGGTGAGACTACGGTTTGTGCAAAGCAACCAGCACCTATTTAACCTCTCGTCttgtgtttaaattttttttttattaaccaCGATGTGGTAGgcgttttctttttaaaaaaactgCCACGGGACATTCATccattaacaaaaaaaaggcTAACGCAAGACGGGACTGTATTATGGTCTGTGATCTCGCATTGCTTATGTGTAGCATAACAGCATCAAGCTCGTAAAGCCTCCGCCTAGGCATACCACCCCACAATAAGGCAGTTACATGGTGTGAAAATTTAATGGGTAGGGCTGGAAGAAAGTTGCATGATAGGCCTCAATGTGCCAATGAACAGGGTATTATATTATTCCACAGAGaacaagaccgctgaaagacctttgaaagaccatgaattcttgttgatctttcagaggtctctcaatgaacctacaatggtctttgaggtcttacacgagtcctgaccaatctttcagtggtcttcgtggtcttcatgggctccaaaactttttgaaatggttcaaaacagtcttacaacggtcttataggaaaatggtctttcagtggtctttcggcagtctttcagcggtcttccgatgaactttcaaaggtcttaatagtctttcaatgatctttcggcagtctctcaagatttttgcggagataACTGTAAGACTCATtggagatcattgaaagaccaggcaaagtccatggaaagaattttgaaagatcacttgttgcataaaagatctctgaaagaccattgaaagatctctataggactagtctaagaccagtaagacaagaaatatccatgagtctttcagagttctttgaggggtctttctgagccattccacagagatgacaaatttcagtgatcttgaagactgctgtaagacctcaccaattttaagtctttcagtggtctttcaatggtctccgttctgtggaatgggggcctaaGAGATGTAGTTCAGATGAATGAAATGTTATTTGAAAGTGTAATGTTACCATCGTTATATTGATGACCTTGGAATTGAATGTCTTAagaatgaaaattatcatttaataGCCAATAGAAATAGATTATCCTTATACATTCACTTTTTCTTCAGTATAATCAGCTTTTGACATCTTCCATATGGTCGTGCTTTTTAGCCGAAAAAAGACATACGGTACTTAACTCTTATAATTTACTTTCCCTATCTATTTTCTTCATGCCCTATTTGTGTTTGTCAGGGAGAGGACATGCTGACATGTTATACATTCAACACACACCAAGCCAAACATACATTTTGTAAAGTATGTGGAGTACAGAGCTTCTATACTCCGAGGTCAAGCCCTGATTGCAAAGGTTAGTCTACGGGGCGATGTCACCGGTGGATCATCAGCCCCTCTTTAAAgtattaagaaaaaaacaagaaaagtagACCGAAAAGAAGGAAGAATATTTGGAAAATAGATGAATTTATAACAATACCCATTATACCCGTTTGAAAAGTTAATCAAAGTTCCCTCCGAGTCCATTATTCCCTGAAAAGACCCCTGCTGaatgtttgtgtgtgtttttatatAAAGCTTATAACGTCATACTGACCTTCAACAGATTTTTATTTGCAGAAAGATTCTGTGGGCCAAATGTGACAAAAAGAACGGTCTTTTTAATGCAGTATTATTTTGCAACTGAAATGACTGTTTCAAGTCTGATTGGTCTTGTGAATGCATAATTTGGTGGTAGTATATTTTCCATTGAATCCTAGCTTAAAAGTCTAAGCAATATGCTAAATCAGTACTATTGCTACTGTCCATTTTAGTATTACTATGtactttttaattttctctttcaaaatgttttaaaactTATGAACAATAGTCCCTGTGGATTCACTTATCCATACCAAACTGTATTTTGTGGTGCTAGGTGCAGGTTAAGTCATCATCTTTAAATAAAACTATATCGATAAAAGAAAgccaaacttttatttttttataaagaaatttgattattttttttagatgttgtaaatcatgtttatgatatatttcagGCATCCCCTTCTTATTGATCAGTCTACGCAACTTGAATTTTGCTACATTTACCAGAAAATTGGGTGACACTGGCCACCTGTCTCCAAAAGATATAAATAATATGTTTGTGTGTACTAGAATAATTTGGAATGAATAATTTGTCCTTTCTCTCTTTGCCTTTTCTCCTCAAGGAATCAGCCCTCATTGCATAGACCCTGGGACTATACAAGGAGAGATAGTTGAGAAGTTTCATGGAGTTAATTGGGAAGAAACCTTCACAGCAAAGGGTGGCTATGAAACTTTTAATAAACAATAAAGGAAGGTAAAGGGTAAATTAACTATTTGATTAGATGATCTTGTAAACTTAAATCATTCAATAATTGGTGCTATTATTGGAGTAATAGTCTTCCccgtaatatatatatactcatgaaagacataaatatttttcagtaaATATATTCAGTCAATGATATACACATTTATGCATCTATACCTTTCAAATATATTGTTCTTGAGGACCAAAAAGTTTTCTCAAGGATTGCCAGACAAAGCAACAAGTACTTATTAGAAACTggaatttatttattgaaagaaTGCTAATGTAAAATTTTAACAAAGCACTCAATATTTATTGGATAACCAAAAAAATACTAGCATTACTGTCTATTGACTTGATGAGTTATGTTCATTCACACTTACAAAATTAACTCCATATGAACAAAAGCAAGCAACAGAGTTTATcattaaaatttttattaaaaatgtttctaTTTATAGATGTATTGGCTCTCTCTACTTCCTGGCAATGAGAGGACCAACTCTGAAATATATTGAAGAGTAGCTGTCGTAACAATCCACAATCTAAACCCCCCTTTTGCCTGGCTTTTTGGATCCAAAAACATCTGACACCCATATTACTTCGCTGATATATATTTCTGTTTATAGAGGTTCACTCTTGCCTGGCAAGATGTATTCATAAAAATGTAGTATGTAGTGGTAAAAACTGTCAAGATTTCAGGATAATACAATTATGACCACCTCAGGTTCAACAatccctcacccccccccacccattttATGTGGTCTTCTGTGATACAAGTTTGCTTATAATTGCATATCcaaaatacactgtacataaTTGATCAATTGTGTCATTATGCGAATAGGCCTCAATGAAATTTATTATGGTATTAAAGTTGTATTGCAGTACTAAAATATTGCTGTTGGTTCAGAATTTAtcagaatttatattttaatttgtttttgtaatcataataatgtttAAATCCTGTGTTGCATTAAATGCATTAGATGGTATTCACATAATTAGTTCACCACAattcctaaacctaacatagaccatattttaatgaaatgctAGTTTCCTTTTTTCACCAAGTATTACAAATCATTTTAATTCTGaagttcttatttctttttataaatgatttttattatatgaaagaaGAATAATATGATAAGGAGTATATATTAAATGTCATTGAAATATCttcaatagtaaaaaaaaagtaagattgACACTAATCCAAGGTGGTGTGgattaaaaaaatcttgttcaGTCTACAGTTGGATTTACAAAAGTATACAAagcatatatttcattttgcagCGACACAATATTTGCCTTTTCCCTCATTTTCCTCATTTCTCAAGACTAATTTCAGTTCTGGGTGGTGTTTTTATAAAACTGTTCATAACTTGATTGAAATTGTCACATTTATCAAGTCTATCCAAAGATCAggtgttttcttttcatgggAGGACATGTAGTAAAggtaaaatgtttcataaatatatatcatggGCAAAGAGTTTGGATCATTTGAATTAACAGAAATAGATGTTGTGGTGTACTTCCTTTGTAAAAGGGGGAAGTTTTATTCATGTGACCTCACAAATTTTAGTCATATTGCCAATGGGGGATCCATAGCATTAGGGATCTTGCATTCAAATGCTTGTAACTTTCTCattaattgttcaatatttcttaaACTTTCAgtgatttgtttctttgattttctgttttcagACAAGCTTAGTTGATCCAAGGGCTTCATTCTCCTTTGAAGTCAATTCTGTTATGTTGTGGTATATAATGCctgaaatattgtttatttttttcaataaatcgaGTCTTATTGTCTCttgttttttgttatgattaaatatatcaaatatattttaatatcaTGTTTTCGTGTGTGTTATCTTCTTCATCGATTCCAATTCTTTCCAATTGAAATAGAATTTAAAACTAACAAGGGAAATTCATAGATGGAGTGGAAATACATGAGGAAATAACACAAGATAGCTATTTAAATTCTGTCAGGGAGGGGTAGTGATCCATGTTTCAGATTGAGGGAGGGAAGGGGggtaaaattaaaattttacaaatttatttgcttaatattgtttttatgcAAGTTTAATTGTTTTGAGCTGTTTAAAACATATTTGCATTGCATATTATACAATTTTCAAGTGGTCAAAGTTATTGGGATGGTGGAGGGGGGAGCCATGCAATTGATGTTTCCCcaatcaggggccgcggaacggttttcaaagtggggggcttagccaaaagtggggggggggggctgaccatgcaataagtcacaatcctatggtaatttttacgtttttgtacacagttttggaaaaaagtggggggctgaagccccctaTGCagcccgcttccgcggcccctgccgaTAATACCCCCTCTTGATGCCTCTGCTAGTCAGTCTTCTGTATGTGTTGAATAGGCACACATACTGTATGTGGTTATTTAGTATGGGAATATGGGAGATGCTTTGGGCATTGAAGAAAGTAAGAGCAAGAGTGTTAATTGTAGGGTATGGTAAATTCAACTTGAGAGTGTTCATGGGGAATGCATGAACATGATACATTCGGAAAAGTCAGAAACATATTCAATCATTGAAAATGTGTTAAAGAGAATTGGCCGgggaataggcctatatatactgTAGAAGGTAATGGTCCGGGTAATGGTTAAGAGAAAGTGAGGAATATATGAGAATGTGGACTAGCCAGGCTATTATTGTTAAAAATGGAATCCTGAAGTAGatgaaatgtgaatgaaaagaaagtgaaagtaGCTAGCATTTGTGAATGTGGAATATATGTGATATTCAGTGGAATTGATAtgtgaaattgatttatatatctTGAGAAGAAAAAGTGGAATATTAGATTGTGAAAGAGTGCATATAATGTGAAAGTGTGGAATATAATGAGAAAATTGAATTTGCCAATTAAGGAGTGTATATAGATGTGAAGAGAGGATTTTGCAACTTCCCCGGTCCCgcctagccttgaggactccgtgatgatatttaaaattattatttagatgtagTGTTTTAGAGGTGCAGATATTTCTTGACGTCTTGCGAGGTTGTTTCGAGgagacaaaatattgaaattgatttttaacgTGCATGCCTATGCAAAccgtttcaaaattttcaatattggacgaaatgaatattttgcccCGCCCACAAGATTATCATTGGTTAATAAATGAATGTGCGCATGAAGCTATTGTAACGTCACAATGAAATTGCATTGCGTATTAGTTGCGCTTTTCATAATTATGCAGACGACACTCGCTAGAGCTACATGTAATTTATGTGAGAATTTTACGTACAATGCAATACATACAATGCAATTGTGTGAATTTGTTGTTTATATACCTACCGGTACCGTACACTAGGCCTACTACTAAACGAacatttctttattaatttatgtTTAACTTTGTGGGGGTATCTAAATATATAAGAATATTATGACCAATTTTAAATTGTTACtcgctgaagaacaatattggattCGTCTTCGACTCATCCAATATAGTTATTCAGCTcgtacaatatttcaaaacgCATCCCACTCAAGGCCCGGACTCAAGGCCATCCAATATTCCCTTAatatagtagacttgttaagaggttgaacgctgcattttttagtacaaatgtcccacttggcacaaatgttctttgagtcaaaagaaaaagatttatccaaagagacacgctgtatctatgcaaataagcaagtaatttgcataaatttgcatattatgtcgatatagtaaaaacaagtatttcagaagatatatttaaccagaactgccctaaaattggaaataaagagttagggtaagaaagggaagaaaattgtcataaaataattgggatatccttgtttattattacctaatttacataaattatgcaaattataatttaaaacagagtatttttccatgaatcctgaactgttttataaataacagcaattaatacacaatgtcaacattctacatgaaagagaatatattagcgaaaacatcgatatgcttcatgacagtattagtgtcttaatttgcttagaaagagggcaaatatgtcaaaatgtatgacgtgatattgcgctaaaacgagaccaaaacaagctctatgtcacagtcacactcacgaatcgaattacaataaagcgatcaatggtactTCATTCGAAATAACACAatcccaacacaatagcttccatcggcttctcgtatcgcttttgttgatgtgtctgccacaccgtaatctatgatacatacggacaaaatgcatttcggtatcggtaaaacactattaattttgttttatttgtttctaatttgtttctcttggaaagtttacaggagacattgctttgcaggttactgctttaatgaaactctggcacatgaatcatgacgaatgtatcctacctcaatccatattttaactttattaaaatatatatcttttggagaccccgaagtggcaaaactgcaccCCCCTGGCATTCCCGCCACTTTataaaaccagtttgacttgtataatcgacttggaaaagacagacagttctcctcttgaaaaaaaaaaaaacatagaaggcatcgtaaaataagttcgtgtacgtGACGGTGGCccgtcgaagttgcccaaccctttattttgttttgacaatatatatttagaatatcgtctaaatgaagccctcatctggaaagggcacttattaaaggcagcatctacattatagaggaggccctggcactgggaagaaggggctgaagcttgttaaatttcttgggacaaaaaaattacattgaaccttttttgcttttcaaatttacatcaagaaatttaacaagcaaataaacaaaatggattGCACTAAAACATTAAGCTTTTTTGgtaacgtttctttttttttttcgttttgtcacatctgccggaattccagggggtgctgtctatggagaataacacacgcagcacaccCCCCTTCCGGAAAATCttgcgggtgcttcagccccgcttccaagtaccagggcctcctctatataatgtagatgctgcctttaataagtgcccttttccagatgagggcttcatttagacgatattctaaatatatattgtcaaaacaaaataaagggttgggcaacttcgacaggccaccgtcatgtacaagaacttattttatgcgatataaaacaatgccttctatgttttttttttcaagaggagaaagtaaagaggcttcactgtgtgtagtagaaatgtatctttcttccgaatgggctcttaaaatatttaaatttaacatagagtggaatcaataaaggggtttgagtattttagagcttacgtgtggcttttcttcaatgtaccacatctcttctacatgtcaattgtatattattttctcctcaatctattccaagatatcaatacaaacaaaagtaatcttttaagagttctaaagacaataaactattttttaatacatagaaccaaaaggggaaagggtatcctaggcatgctattgttgggttatagcctttactgtgctagagcattattacaaactgcagaacaacaacaataataataataacaatagtaatactaataatattactaataataataatattaataaagataaatatgaaatgaagatataaaagttgctttataccaaaaacgcaatttgcccTGCCGGcggtggctttaaaacacgatattttttatttagtgtcgaaatacagagaggggatggggtaaattcggagggctcccgtggacgtaggcttaaataaacaaaaaaaaaacttcaggaaacatgttaactgatgtctcatacatctgtcttttccatgtcgataatacaagtcaaactggttttgtaaagtagcgggaatgccgcggggaatgcagttttgccacttcggggtctccaaaagatatatattttaacaaagttaaaatatggattgaggtgggggtacattcgtcatgattcatgtgccagagcttcattaaagcagtaacctgcaaagcaatgtctcctgtaaattttccaagagaaacaaataaaacaaaattaatagtgttttaccgataccgaaatgcattttgcccgtatataccatagattacggtgtggcggACACatcaacaaaagcgatacgagaagccgatggaagctattgtgttgggatTGTGTTATTTCGAATGACGTACtgtaccattgatcgctttattgttcgattcgtgagtgtgactgtgacatagctGAGCTTGTTTTGGtgtcgttttagcgcaatatcacgtcatacattttgacatatttgccctctttctaagcaaattaagacactaatactgtcatgaagcatatcgatgttttcgctaatatattctctttcatgtagaatgttgacattgtgtattaattgctgttatatataaaacagttcaggattcatgaaaaaaatactctgttataaattataatttgcataattcatgtaaattaggtaataattaacaaggatatcccaatcatTTTCTGtcaattttcttctctttcttaccctaagtctaatttcaaattttagggcagttctggttaaatatatattcttaaatacttgttttcactatatcgacctattatgcaaatttatgcaaattacttgcttatttgcatagatatatacagcgtgtctctttggatgaatccttttcttttgactcaatgaacatttgtgccaagtgggacatttgtactaaaaaatgcagcgttcaccccttttttttgcagttaacaagtctactaataTTATCAAGGAGtcgagtcctcaaggctaggtcccgccccgccccccccccccccccctttatgcGCTGGTTTGGTAGATATAGATCGAGTAAGTAGTAGTACCGGTACCCACGTACAGCTCAGCAAAGCATGCAATTAAGCATGCAGCTGCAGTCGGCGGATCGGAGTTTTTAACGATGATCGTCTGACTCGAAGGAAGTGGCCCATCATCATCAAGCGagtaaaaataattgtaaaatcGATTCCAACAATTGGTTTCCAAGGATGATGGATGTCTGTTGAGCTGGAGTAGTTATTTTAGTTGTACTGACCAGCTGTAGAGAAACTTCTGGTAGGTGTATGTTGAATAATCTTGGATCCCGGCCGAGCTGGAGCATCAGCTCGCGCTAGGCAGGCGGAAGCGGAGCGGGGGCAGCTGCCGCGCTGTAGCTATCCCCCGACATGCTGTAAGCTAGCCCGGCTCACACTGCGACTCATCGCGATCTGAgactgaatttcaaagaaattttaataacatttgatatggacATTCCAACTAATAAAATCTTACGGATCggagttcagaatagtggtaggacaactgaaatcgaaattcagtctAGTAGAAATACGAACCTCCCTGACTGAATCAGTGAAtcaatgaataaaattgaaaacaaatttaaaaataattccaaattgtaataaaatcataaatgatGTCATCATCTCATCTGCTTACCTCAAGagtgttcgtgcaggctccactacACTAcagctacactacgctccaccgtgatgttcgtgcaggctccactccatcCCTACACTAGTCTACGCTCCAccggtggagcgtagtgtagcggtagtgaagtggagtggagcctgcacgaacatcacttgagaaGTTGAGGTATCATCGGATATTATGACTTGAACTTGGAGCCGATTGGGACTTTACTCGGACCACAAGGCTTGCCGCAAAGTGAAGATattaatgaatttattatttctAACATCATGCCAAACtttgaataaaacaatttaactTCTTGGAACTTCCATATTttatgcaaaatgcgatttcttGAAAAGTTGTGTTGCATCGGATCGCACAGTGTGAGACAGGCTTATTGTGGCTGTGCACTGTGACTCACAGTGTGAGCAGAGCATAGACTAAGCAGAAAGCTACCtgatgcgggggggggggggcactcaatttttttttatgggggtgtgcctcacaaAACTCTGAAATGTGGGTCTACATGTAGGTTACTGGATCTGGCTTAAAGTAAAAGGGTAAAGTCTTGGGActtgggaactaaatatataccTCGTGATGTGGAAAACGGTCTACGGAACGGGATCGCGGCACTATAGCCTATAGGTATGCTTACGTTGCACCATAGTACTGCGCATGCGCTAGCCATGCATGGAGGAGCTACTAGATCTAGTTATATGTAGGGAGTTGCGAAGCCATACATGCATCTCTCGCATTCGGTGCTCATGCttgacaattttggcagggctgAGAAAGTGAGATGTCTCGTAATGGGGGGTCTCGCGAGCGGGGCTGGGCGGCTCCTGAACTGAACTTTTGTCATTtggagtatctagagaactgaaaattaggtctgaaaaagggggtcatcaaagcggcacgtccccgtacgagtgcccccccccccagtcttcccCATTTCGTGGAGTGCTAA from Lytechinus pictus isolate F3 Inbred chromosome 2, Lp3.0, whole genome shotgun sequence carries:
- the LOC129254906 gene encoding centromere protein V-like, which translates into the protein MATETKEETPLIKHTGGCHCGLVRFDAMAPAVITVMDCDCSVCVKKQNRHFIVPNSKFKLLQGEDMLTCYTFNTHQAKHTFCKVCGVQSFYTPRSSPDCKGISPHCIDPGTIQGEIVEKFHGVNWEETFTAKGGYETFNKQ